The following proteins come from a genomic window of Acanthopagrus latus isolate v.2019 chromosome 5, fAcaLat1.1, whole genome shotgun sequence:
- the LOC119019096 gene encoding long-chain-fatty-acid--CoA ligase ACSBG2-like, translating into MAGKRCCPCGSSIEEPKPVPLSTTAPALAPADRLWSTSRDKAVQLRMEGSGPASETPMTIHQMFLETVQQYEHFPALAYKKDGRWVTVTWRQYYDQCRAAAKSFLKLGLERYHGVGILGFNSPEWFIADIGSILAGGLGTGIYTTNSPEACQYVAANCEANVLVVENQKQLDKILQVKDHLPHLKAIVQYKGELQQKEPFLYTWAEFMKLGEDVPEEQLDKMIDSLRANECCTLIYTSGTTGNPKGVMLSHDNVTWTVRMALSIVNLKPAEEVVVSYLPLSHAAAQMFDMWMCICYAVTTYFAEPDALKGSLGTTLKEARPTCFLGVPRVWEKMQEKMRAVGLKASPMKKSVADWAKSIGLQYNYSKMNKENQVPWGFTMANNMVFKKVRAALGLDRCKILFTGAAPITKETLEYFMSLNMPVMEIYGMSESSGPHTVSSNEEYRITSCGKVMPGCKTKLDNPDKDGNGEICFWGRHVFMGYLNMPDKTAEALDQDGWLHSGDLGKHDQHDFLYITGRIKELIITAGGENIPPVPIEDALKAEVPIISNAMLLGDKLKFLSMLLTLKCVVDDNGEPTDELSPEALAFCQQRGVKSTKVSEIIANKEPAIYTAIQEGLERVNARATSNAQRVQKWIILERDFSIGGGELGPTMKLRRPIVVKMYQGKINDIYAATKQ; encoded by the exons ATGGCAGGTAAACGCTGCTGTCCCTGTGGATCCAGTATAGAAGAGCCCAAACCAGTTCCTCTGTCTACCACAGCACCAGCTCTGGCCCCAGCTGACCGGCTATGGAGCACCAGCAGAGACAAGGCAGTCCAGCTGAGGATGGAGGGCTCAGGCCCGGCCTCGGAAACTCCAATGACCATCCATCAGATGTTCCTGGAGACGGTGCAACAGTATGAACACTTTCCAGCCTTGGCTTACAAGAAAGACGGCCGGTGGGTGACTGTGACATGGAGGCAATACTATGATCAGTGCCGGGCAGCTGCTAAAAGTTTCCTCAAG TTGGGGCTGGAGCGTTACCATGGCGTGGGGATTCTGGGATTCAACTCCCCCGAGTGGTTCATCGCAGACATCGGCAGCATCCTCGCCGG TGGTCTAGGAACTGGAATTTACACGACCAACTCTCCTGAAGCTTGTCAGTATGTGGCCGCCAACTGTGAGGCCAACGTCTTGGTTGTGGAGAACCAGAAACAGCTCGACAAAATCCTGCAG GTTAAAGATCATCTACCTCATCTGAAAGCCATTGTCCAGTATAAaggggagctgcagcagaaagaacCTTTCCTGTATACA tggGCAGAGTTCATGAAGCTGGGAGAGGACGTGCCTGAGGAGCAGCTGGATAAAATGATCGACAGCCTTCGGGCCAACGAGTGCTGTACTCTCATCTATACGTCTGGAACCACCGGCAACCCCAAAGGAGTCATGCTGAGCCATGACAAT gtgaCATGGACAGTCCGCATGGCTCTATCCATTGTGAATCTTAAACCTGCCGAGGAGGTGGTGGTCAGTTACCTGCCACTCAGCCACGCAGCGGCCCAGATGTTCGACATGTGGATGTGTATTTGTTATGCCGTGACGACCTACTTTGCAGAGCCAGATGCCCTCAAG GGCTCCTTAGGGACCACACTGAAAGAGGCGCGTCCGACATGTTTCCTCGGGGTTCCTCGTGTTTGGGAGAAGATGCAGGAGAAGATGAGAGCTGTTGGTCTCAAGGCATCCCCAATGAAGAAGAGCGTGGCGGACTGGGCCAAGTCCATTGGTCTGCAGTACAACTACAGCAAAATGAACAA ggAAAATCAGGTGCCATGGGGCTTCACGATGGCTAATAATATGGTCTTTAAGAAGGTGCGTGCTGCGCTGGGCTTGGACCGCTGCAAGATCCTCTTCACAGGCGCTGCCCCCATCACCAAAGAAACTCTGGAGTACTTCATGAGCCTGAACATGCCTGTGATGGAGATATATGGCATGAGCGAAAGCTCCGGTCCACACACCGTCTCCAGTAACGAGGAATACCGCATCACAAG CTGTGGGAAGGTGATGCCAGGTTGCAAGACAAAACTGGACAACCCGGATAAGGACGGGAATGGAGAGATATGTTTCTGGGGTCGACACGTCTTCATGGGTTACCTGAACATGCCCGATAAAACAGCAGAGGCTCTTGACCAGGATGGCTGGCTGCACTCTGGAGATCTGGGAAAACACGACCAGCACGACTTCCTGTACATCACAGGAAGGATCAAGG AGCTGATCATCACCGCCGGTGGAGAGAACATCCCTCCTGTGCCCATCGAGGACGCACTGAAGGCCGAGGTGCCCATCATCAGCAACGCCATGCTGCTGGGAGACAAGCTCAAGTTCCTCTCCATGCTGCTCACTCTCAAA TGTGTCGTGGACGACAACGGCGAGCCCACAGACGAGCTGAGCCCCGAGGCTTTGGCCTTCTGCCAGCAGCGCGGCGTCAAATCGACCAAAGTGTCAGAGATCATAGCCAATAAGGAGCCAGCTATCTACACGGCCATTCAGGAGGGCTTGGAGCGCGTCAACGCCAGAGCAACGTCCAACGCCCAGAGGGTCCAGAAGTGGATCATACTGGAGCGAGACTTCTCTATTGGAGGAGGAGAACTGG GACCCACCATGAAACTGAGGAGGCCCATTGTTGTAAAGATGTACCAggggaaaataaatgacatctaCGCAGCGACGAAACAGTAG
- the LOC119019095 gene encoding serine/threonine-protein phosphatase with EF-hands 2 isoform X1, whose protein sequence is MGTVMGCGVTKSDHFHKHSGKAIRAAVLIQRWYRQYVARTEMRRRYTWHIFQSIEYSGEQAQIKLYNFLGYLMDNFTPSSNERNLISHIFRENEVCRDAEWERYFCYKNIEVPEIYSGPHLTFPLTVEQAVGLVEAFRNKKQLHSRYVLQLLLETWKQLRMFPNINRVSTCQSKEITICGDLHGQLEDLLLIFYKNGTPSLERPYLFNGDFVDRGKDSIEILLILFSFLLVYPSDIYLNRGNHEDHIVNLRYGFTKEVLTKYKMHGKRILKLLQKIFSWLPLATVIDQKVLVLHGGISDVTDLSLLARLDRHNYVSALRPPKKRHQSSSGMSIDSDMEEDLWSANKIYQRRTSLMYPKPLGTRESFHNRSLQDFSDRLKGSVVDQMEINRRRQSMFHFKSEKDMSQAISTESIKSENPADEWKQILDLLWSDPMTQDGCTPNEVRGGGCYWGPDITEDFLNRHNLQLIIRSHECKQEGYEFCHNRKVLTLFSASNYYDVGSNRGAYVKLGPDLVPYVVQYQASSMIRELTVRQSVGRTERSALKVLREQLFAHKSDLLCAFKKYDTMNKGVVSLSDWATAVENVMRLGVPWRMLRCQLVTSRTSDGMINYHEWFNELAIHGPNTDHIDQSLLETLYRHRSTLETIFRIVDTDNSGFITIEDFRQTWKLLSVYLKMEITDDAISDLAVTIDSNQDGSIDIDEFMEAFRLTDKKSRLERGRSMFMGTATDLTKLEGDPNI, encoded by the exons ATGG GAACAGTCATGGGATGTGGTGTCACAAAGTCTGACCACTTTCACAAACACTCCGGAAAAG CTATCAGAGCCGCTGTCCTGATCCAACGATGGTACCGTCAGTATGTGGCCCGTACAGAGATGAGACGGAGGTACACCTGGCACATCTTCCAGTCCATCGAGTACTCTGGAGAACAGGCTCAGATAAAG CTTTATAATTTCCTCGGCTACCTCATGGACAATTTCACACCATCAAGCAATGAAA GAAATCTGATCTCGCACATCTTTCGAGAGAACGAGGTTTGTCGGGATGCAGAGTGGGAGAGGTACTTCTGCTACAAGAACATCGAGGTGCCGGAGATTTACTCAGGACCTCACCTCACCTTCCCTCTGACGGTGGAGCAGGCGGTCGGGCTGGTGGAGGCCTTCAGGAACAAGAAG CAGCTGCACTCACGCTacgtcctccagctcctcctcgaGACGTGGAAACAGCTCCGGATGTTTCCGAATATCAACCGCGTCTCCACCTGCCAAAGCAAAGAAATCACTATTTGTG GTGATTTGCACGGGCAGCTAGAAGACCTGCTGCTGATTTTCTACAAG AATGGCACGCCATCCCTGGAGAGGCCCTATTTGTTTAATGGAGACTTTGTAGACAGAGGCAAAGACTCCATTGAGATCCTCCTCATCCTGTTCTCATTCCTGCTCGTCTACCCCAGTGACATCTACCTCAACAGAGGAAACCATGAAGACCATATAGTCAACTTGAG GTACGGCTTCACAAAGGAGGTGTTGACTAAATACAAG ATGCACGGCAAACGGatcctgaagctgctgcagaagatTTTCAGTTGGTTGCCATTAGCAACAGTGATCGACCAGAAGGTGCTGGTTCTCCATGGAGGGATCTCCGATGTCACTGATCTCAGCCTCCTAGCCAGACTGGACAGACACAAT TATGTTTCAGCACTGAGGCCTCCAAAGAAGAGACACCAAAGCTCATCGGGGATGTCCATTGACTCGGACATGGAAGAAGACCTTTGGTCCGCCAACAAGATCTACCAGCGTCGCACCTCCCTCATGTATCCCAAACCCCTCGGAACACGTGAAAGCTTCCACAACCGCTCACTGCAGGACTTCTCCGACCGGCTCAAAGGGAGCGTTGTGGACCAGATGGAGATCAACAGGAGGAGACAGTCCATGTTTCACTTCAAATCAGAAAAAGACATGTCTCAGGCTATATCCACTGAGTCTATCAAGAGTGAAAATCCTGCGGACGAGTGGAAACAG ATCCTGGACCTGCTGTGGAGCGATCCGATGACCCAGGACGGCTGCACACCCAACGAGGTGCGGGGCGGAGGCTGCTACTGGGGCCCCGACATCACCGAGGACTTCCTGAACAGGCACAACCTGCAGCTCATCATCCGCTCACACGAGTGTAAACAGGAGGGTTATGAGTTTTGCCACAACCGTAAG GTCCTCACTCTGTTCTCTGCCTCAAACTACTACGATGTTGGAAGCAACAGGGGGGCCTACGTGAAGCTGGGTCCAGACCTTGTGCCTTATGTGGTTCAGTACCAGGCCAGCAGCATGATCAGAGAGCTCACCGTGAGACAAAG TGTTGGGCGAACAGAGCGCTCAGCCCTGAAAGTCCTGCGGGAGCAGCTGTTTGCGCACAAATCTGACCTCCTCTGTGCCTTCAAAAAGTACGACACCATGAACAAAG GTGTGGTGTCTCTGAGCGACTGGGCGACTGCGGTGGAGAACGTGATGCGCCTCGGCGTGCCCTGGAGGATGCTGCGCTGTCAGCTGGTCACCTCCAGGACCAGCGACGGCATGATCAACTACCACGAGTGGTTCAACGAGCTCGCCATCCACGGACCCAACACAGAT CACATCGACCAGAGTCTACTTGAGACCTTGTATCGCCATCGATCCACCTTAGAGACCATCTTCAGAATTGTAGACACAGATAATTCAg GCTTCATCACCATTGAGGACTTTCGGCAGACCTGGAAATTGCTGAGCGTCTACCTCAAAATGGAGATCACGGACGACGCCATCTCCGACCTGGCCGTCACCATCGACAGCAACCAGGACGGCAGCATCGACATTGACGAGTTCATGGAGGCCTTCCGCCTCACGGACAAGAAGAGCCGCCTGGAGCGAGGACGCAGCATGTTCATGGGCACAGCCACCGACCTCACCAAGCTGGAGGGAGACCCCAACATTTGA
- the LOC119019095 gene encoding serine/threonine-protein phosphatase with EF-hands 2 isoform X2 produces MGCGVTKSDHFHKHSGKAIRAAVLIQRWYRQYVARTEMRRRYTWHIFQSIEYSGEQAQIKLYNFLGYLMDNFTPSSNERNLISHIFRENEVCRDAEWERYFCYKNIEVPEIYSGPHLTFPLTVEQAVGLVEAFRNKKQLHSRYVLQLLLETWKQLRMFPNINRVSTCQSKEITICGDLHGQLEDLLLIFYKNGTPSLERPYLFNGDFVDRGKDSIEILLILFSFLLVYPSDIYLNRGNHEDHIVNLRYGFTKEVLTKYKMHGKRILKLLQKIFSWLPLATVIDQKVLVLHGGISDVTDLSLLARLDRHNYVSALRPPKKRHQSSSGMSIDSDMEEDLWSANKIYQRRTSLMYPKPLGTRESFHNRSLQDFSDRLKGSVVDQMEINRRRQSMFHFKSEKDMSQAISTESIKSENPADEWKQILDLLWSDPMTQDGCTPNEVRGGGCYWGPDITEDFLNRHNLQLIIRSHECKQEGYEFCHNRKVLTLFSASNYYDVGSNRGAYVKLGPDLVPYVVQYQASSMIRELTVRQSVGRTERSALKVLREQLFAHKSDLLCAFKKYDTMNKGVVSLSDWATAVENVMRLGVPWRMLRCQLVTSRTSDGMINYHEWFNELAIHGPNTDHIDQSLLETLYRHRSTLETIFRIVDTDNSGFITIEDFRQTWKLLSVYLKMEITDDAISDLAVTIDSNQDGSIDIDEFMEAFRLTDKKSRLERGRSMFMGTATDLTKLEGDPNI; encoded by the exons ATGGGATGTGGTGTCACAAAGTCTGACCACTTTCACAAACACTCCGGAAAAG CTATCAGAGCCGCTGTCCTGATCCAACGATGGTACCGTCAGTATGTGGCCCGTACAGAGATGAGACGGAGGTACACCTGGCACATCTTCCAGTCCATCGAGTACTCTGGAGAACAGGCTCAGATAAAG CTTTATAATTTCCTCGGCTACCTCATGGACAATTTCACACCATCAAGCAATGAAA GAAATCTGATCTCGCACATCTTTCGAGAGAACGAGGTTTGTCGGGATGCAGAGTGGGAGAGGTACTTCTGCTACAAGAACATCGAGGTGCCGGAGATTTACTCAGGACCTCACCTCACCTTCCCTCTGACGGTGGAGCAGGCGGTCGGGCTGGTGGAGGCCTTCAGGAACAAGAAG CAGCTGCACTCACGCTacgtcctccagctcctcctcgaGACGTGGAAACAGCTCCGGATGTTTCCGAATATCAACCGCGTCTCCACCTGCCAAAGCAAAGAAATCACTATTTGTG GTGATTTGCACGGGCAGCTAGAAGACCTGCTGCTGATTTTCTACAAG AATGGCACGCCATCCCTGGAGAGGCCCTATTTGTTTAATGGAGACTTTGTAGACAGAGGCAAAGACTCCATTGAGATCCTCCTCATCCTGTTCTCATTCCTGCTCGTCTACCCCAGTGACATCTACCTCAACAGAGGAAACCATGAAGACCATATAGTCAACTTGAG GTACGGCTTCACAAAGGAGGTGTTGACTAAATACAAG ATGCACGGCAAACGGatcctgaagctgctgcagaagatTTTCAGTTGGTTGCCATTAGCAACAGTGATCGACCAGAAGGTGCTGGTTCTCCATGGAGGGATCTCCGATGTCACTGATCTCAGCCTCCTAGCCAGACTGGACAGACACAAT TATGTTTCAGCACTGAGGCCTCCAAAGAAGAGACACCAAAGCTCATCGGGGATGTCCATTGACTCGGACATGGAAGAAGACCTTTGGTCCGCCAACAAGATCTACCAGCGTCGCACCTCCCTCATGTATCCCAAACCCCTCGGAACACGTGAAAGCTTCCACAACCGCTCACTGCAGGACTTCTCCGACCGGCTCAAAGGGAGCGTTGTGGACCAGATGGAGATCAACAGGAGGAGACAGTCCATGTTTCACTTCAAATCAGAAAAAGACATGTCTCAGGCTATATCCACTGAGTCTATCAAGAGTGAAAATCCTGCGGACGAGTGGAAACAG ATCCTGGACCTGCTGTGGAGCGATCCGATGACCCAGGACGGCTGCACACCCAACGAGGTGCGGGGCGGAGGCTGCTACTGGGGCCCCGACATCACCGAGGACTTCCTGAACAGGCACAACCTGCAGCTCATCATCCGCTCACACGAGTGTAAACAGGAGGGTTATGAGTTTTGCCACAACCGTAAG GTCCTCACTCTGTTCTCTGCCTCAAACTACTACGATGTTGGAAGCAACAGGGGGGCCTACGTGAAGCTGGGTCCAGACCTTGTGCCTTATGTGGTTCAGTACCAGGCCAGCAGCATGATCAGAGAGCTCACCGTGAGACAAAG TGTTGGGCGAACAGAGCGCTCAGCCCTGAAAGTCCTGCGGGAGCAGCTGTTTGCGCACAAATCTGACCTCCTCTGTGCCTTCAAAAAGTACGACACCATGAACAAAG GTGTGGTGTCTCTGAGCGACTGGGCGACTGCGGTGGAGAACGTGATGCGCCTCGGCGTGCCCTGGAGGATGCTGCGCTGTCAGCTGGTCACCTCCAGGACCAGCGACGGCATGATCAACTACCACGAGTGGTTCAACGAGCTCGCCATCCACGGACCCAACACAGAT CACATCGACCAGAGTCTACTTGAGACCTTGTATCGCCATCGATCCACCTTAGAGACCATCTTCAGAATTGTAGACACAGATAATTCAg GCTTCATCACCATTGAGGACTTTCGGCAGACCTGGAAATTGCTGAGCGTCTACCTCAAAATGGAGATCACGGACGACGCCATCTCCGACCTGGCCGTCACCATCGACAGCAACCAGGACGGCAGCATCGACATTGACGAGTTCATGGAGGCCTTCCGCCTCACGGACAAGAAGAGCCGCCTGGAGCGAGGACGCAGCATGTTCATGGGCACAGCCACCGACCTCACCAAGCTGGAGGGAGACCCCAACATTTGA
- the LOC119019094 gene encoding long-chain-fatty-acid--CoA ligase ACSBG2-like, giving the protein MSLQEDSIQSNGVEVMDVNCESLAGQKPQSPSDSTHSETHSPVVLNGEATTAELSAVSASEDQETHSSSDTEALAEPDTTPELDEALAELSLEEPKAVPLSTASVATTLSPAGQLWSTSSDKAVRLRMEGSGPASETPITIPQMFLQTVEKYGDHPALASKQEGQWVTMTWRQYYEQCRAAAKSFLKLGLERYHGVGILGFNSPEWFIADIGSIFAGGLGTGIYTTNSPEACQYVAANCEANVLVVENQKQLDKILQVKDHLPHLKAIVQYKGELQQKEPFLYTWAEFMKLGEDVPEEQLDKMIDSLRANECCTLIYTSGTTGNPKGVMLSHDNVTWTARTAVSVVNIKPAEEVVVSYLPLSHAAAQMFDMWMCICYAVTTYFAEPDALKGSLGTTLKEARPTCFLGVPRVWEKMQEKMRAAAVKAPPLKRRVADWAKSIGLQYNHSIMNKENQVPWGFMLANNLIFKTVRAALGLDRCKFCFTGAAPITKETLEYFMSLNIPVMEIYGMSESSGPHTISWSEDYCITSCGKVMPGCKTKLDNPDKDGNGEICFWGRHVFMGYLNMPDKTAEALDQDGWLHSGDLGKHDQHDFLYITGRIKELIITAGGENIPPVPIEDALKAEVPIISNAMLLGDKLKFLSMLLTLKCVVDDNGEPTDELSPEALAFCQQRGVKSTKVSEIIANKEPAIYTAIQEGLERVNARATSNAQRVQKWIILERDFSIGGGELGPTMKLRRPIVVKMYQDKIDEIYSVTKQ; this is encoded by the exons ATGAGCCTCCAAGAAGATTCGATTCAGAGTAACGGTGTTGAAGTCATGGATGTTAATTGTGAGAG CCTCGCCGGTCAAAAGCCGCAGAGTCCGTCAGACTCCACACACTCAGAGACCCACTCCCCTGTCGTCCTCAACGGAGAAGCCACAACAGCTGAGCTCAGTGCAGTTTCAGCGTCAGAGGACCAGGAGACTCATTCTTCCAGTGATACAGAGGCACTGGCTGAACCTGACACAACTCCAGAGCTGGATGAAGCTCTTGCAGAACTTTCCCTAG AAGAGCCCAAGGCGGTTCCCCTTTCAACGGCGAGTGTGGCGACGACTTTAAGCCCAGCTGGCCAGCTGTGGAGCACCAGCAGTGACAAGGCAGTCAGGCTGAGGATGGAGGGCTCAGGCCCGGCCTCGGAAACTCCCATCACCATCCCTCAGATGTTCCTGCAGACAGTGGAGAAGTACGGGGATCATCCAGCCTTGGCGTCCAAACAAGAGGGCCAGTGGGTGACCATGACATGGAGGCAATACTATGAGCAATGCCGGGCAGCTGCTAAAAGTTTCCTCAAG TTGGGGCTGGAGCGTTACCACGGCGTGGGGATCCTGGGATTCAACTCCCCCGAGTGGTTCATCGCAGACATCGGCAGCATCTTCGCCGG TGGTCTAGGAACTGGAATTTACACGACCAACTCTCCTGAAGCTTGTCAGTATGTGGCCGCCAACTGTGAGGCCAACGTCTTGGTTGTGGAGAACCAGAAACAGCTCGACAAAATCCTGCAG GTTAAAGATCATCTACCCCATCTGAAAGCCATTGTCCAGTATAAaggggagctgcagcagaaagaacCTTTCCTGTATACA tgggCAGAGTTCATGAAGCTGGGAGAGGACGTGCCTGAGGAGCAGCTGGATAAAATGATCGACAGCCTTCGGGCCAACGAGTGCTGTACTCTCATCTATACGTCTGGAACCACCGGCAACCCCAAAGGAGTCATGCTGAGCCATGACAAT GTGACATGGACAGCCCGCACCGCCGTCTCCGTGGTAAATATCAAACCTGCCGAGGAGGTGGTGGTCAGTTACCTGCCGCTCAGCCACGCAGCGGCCCAGATGTTCGACATGTGGATGTGTATTTGTTATGCCGTGACGACCTACTTTGCAGAGCCAGATGCCCTCAAG GGCTCCTTAGGGACCACACTGAAAGAGGCGCGTCCAACATGTTTCCTCGGAGTTCCCCGTGTTTGGGAGAAGATGCAGGAGAAGATGAGAGCTGCCGCTGTCAAGGCACCCCCACTGAAGAGGAGAGTGGCGGACTGGGCCAAGTCCATCGGCCTGCAGTACAACCACAGCATCATGAACAA gGAGAATCAGGTCCCATGGGGCTTCATGTTGGCTAATAATCTGATCTTTAAGACGGTGCGTGCTGCGCTGGGCTTAGACCGCTGCAAGTTCTGCTTCACAGGCGCTGCCCCCATCACCAAGGAAACCCTGGAGTACTTCATGAGCCTGAACATCCCTGTGATGGAGATATACGGCATGAGTGAAAGCTCCGGTCCACACACCATCTCCTGGAGTGAAGATTACTGCATCACAAG CTGTGGGAAGGTGATGCCAGGCTGCAAGACGAAACTGGACAACCCGGATAAGGACGGGAATGGAGAGATATGTTTCTGGGGTCGACACGTCTTCATGGGTTACCTGAACATGCCCGATAAAACAGCAGAGGCTCTTGACCAGGATGGCTGGCTGCACTCTGGAGATCTGGGAAAACACGACCAGCACGACTTCCTGTACATCACAGGAAGGATCAAGG AGCTGATCATCACCGCTGGTGGAGAGAACATCCCTCCTGTGCCCATCGAGGACGCACTGAAGGCCGAGGTGCCCATCATCAGCAACGCCATGCTGCTGGGAGACAAGCTCAAGTTCCTCTCCATGCTGCTCACTCTCAAA TGTGTCGTGGACGACAACGGCGAGCCCACAGACGAGCTGAGCCCCGAGGCTTTGGCCTTCTGCCAGCAGCGCGGCGTCAAATCGACCAAAGTGTCAGAGATCATAGCCAATAAGGAGCCAGCTATCTACACGGCCATTCAGGAGGGCCTGGAGCGCGTCAACGCCAGAGCAACGTCCAACGCCCAGAGGGTCCAGAAGTGGATCATACTGGAGCGAGACTTCTCTATTGGAGGAGGAGAACTGG GACCCACCATGAAACTGAGGAGGCCCATTGTTGTGAAGATGTACCAGGACAAAATAGACGAAATCTACTCGGTGACGAAACAGTAG
- the LOC119019097 gene encoding flavin reductase (NADPH)-like, giving the protein MSSVCRSLRMKIAVLGATGQTGQYLVNQALQQGHTVTAIVRNPGKLAVHHDNLKVVEADIFSTDALKTHFKGQDVVMSCLGFPASIFSAVTGYTMSMNAMISAMRQARVNRIITMTSWYTEPNSGTNSSYMIRFLLLPMIRSVLTNMHEMEKFLLNVEDINWTVVRPPGLKNLPASAQEFLTHEGYFVPDSSGNPVGSTVARGDVARFMLSLLNSNAWIKGGVSITTK; this is encoded by the exons ATGAGCTCTGTGTGTCGGAGCCTGAGGATGAAGATCGCCGTGCTGGGAGCCACCGGGCAGACAGGACAGTATCTGGTCAACCAGGCGCTGCAGCAGGGACACACAGTCACTGCCATCGTCAGGAACCCGGGAAAACTCGCTGTGCATCATGACAATCTCAAG GTGGTGGAGGCTGATATTTTCTCCACAGACGCTCTTAAGACTCATTTCAAAGGACAGGATGTGGTCATGTCGTGCCTCGGCTTCCCGGCCTCCATCTTCTCGGCGGTGACGGGCTACACGATGTCCATGAATGCTATGATCAGCGCCATGCGACAGGCCCGAGTCAACAGGATCATCACCATGACCTCCTGGTACACTGAAC CCAACTCTGGGACGAATTCATCTTATATGATCCGGTTCCTCCTGCTGCCGATGATCCGAAGCGTCCTCACCAACATGCACGAGATGGAGAAGTTTCTCCTGAATGTTGAGGACATCAACTGGACTGTGGTTCGCCCTCCTGGCCTCAAGAACCTGCCAGCCTCAG CTCAAGAGTTTTTGACCCATGAGGGATACTTTGTGCCTGACAGCAGCGGGAACCCTGTGGGCAGCACAGTGGCGAGAGGAGATGTGGCTCGCTTCATGCTCTCTCTTCTCAACAGCAACGCCTGGATCAAAGGGGGAGTCTCCATCACGACCAAATGA